From Acropora muricata isolate sample 2 chromosome 14, ASM3666990v1, whole genome shotgun sequence, one genomic window encodes:
- the LOC136898545 gene encoding uncharacterized protein, producing the protein MVASVKERFNLSRETNGPEGTVSKKTQDSLTLLRKGMNRLIENITSINPSFIDLVELLTTQVENLHAVSHLKHETFSALNYSQDFGTIVKESLKRITKWTAKYFTHDKSYYPVPDTSMPLSALSTMALPAVQRVTKEDEAVMKEWMENYRPVRQRTVRSEPTKGKAGALPPAVYSQAKQKELSYVEFNRGHAIPDDVVTPIPITETTGQSEHSHGIDELQSVSLTFVSDLDVPEVQIQEMQQLDEYETDSDTESDEGDFEVLSKTCTTRSGRAVRAFVRVDL; encoded by the coding sequence ATGGTGGCTAGTGTGAAGGAGCGCTTCAATTTGTCAAGAGAAACAAATGGTCCAGAGGGTACAGTTTCCAAGAAAACCCAAGATTCTCTCACCCTGCTACGCAAAGGAATGAACAGGCTGATTGAAAATATCACTTCTATAAATCCTTCATTTATTGACCTAGTTGAGCTTTTGACAACGCAGGTGGAAAACCTACATGCGGTTTCACACTTGAAGCACGAAACATTCAGTGCTTTGAACTACTCCCAAGACTTTGGAACGATAGTGAAAGAGTCGCTCAAAAGAATCACCAAGTGGACTGCAAAGTATTTCACACACGACAAGTCGTATTATCCCGTGCCTGATACATCCATGCCTTTGTCAGCGCTCTCAACTATGGCTCTTCCAGCGGTACAAAGAGTGACAAAAGAAGATGAAGCCGTTATGAAAGAGTGGATGGAGAACTATCGCCCTGTTAGACAACGAACAGTGAGAAGCGAACCAACTAAAGGTAAGGCGGGAGCTTTACCACCAGCTGTCTATTCTCAGGCCAAGCAAAAGGAACTTTCCTATGTGGAGTTTAATAGGGGGCACGCAATTCCTGACGATGTAGTAACGCCTATTCCTATCACTGAGACCACTGGGCAGTCAGAGCATTCCCATGGCATCGATGAGCTGCAATCAGTCAGTTTAACTTTCGTTAGCGACCTTGATGTCCCTGAAGTACAGATACAGGAGATGCAGCAACTAGATGAATACGAGACTGATTCAGATACTGAAAGTGACGAAGGTGATTTTGAAGTACTTAGCAAGACATGTACGACCAGGTCCGGAAGAGCAGTGCGTGCATTTGTCCGGGTTGATTTATGA